A DNA window from Jaculus jaculus isolate mJacJac1 chromosome 1, mJacJac1.mat.Y.cur, whole genome shotgun sequence contains the following coding sequences:
- the LOC123455038 gene encoding eukaryotic translation initiation factor 1 → MSAIQNLHSFDPFADASKGDDLLPAGTEDYIHIRIQQRNGRKTLTTVQGIADDYDKKKLVKAFKKKFACNGTVIEHPEYGEVIQLQGDQRKNICQFLIEIGLAKDDQLKVHGF, encoded by the coding sequence ATGTCCGCTATCCAGAACCTCCACTCTTTCGACCCCTTTGCTGATGCAAGTAAGGGTGATGACCTGCTTCCTGCCGGCACTGAGGATTATATCCATATAAGAATTCAACAGAGGAACGGCAGGAAGACCCTGACTACTGTCCAAGGGATCGCTGATGATTACGATAAAAAGAAACTAGTGAAGGCGTTCAAGAAGAAATTTGCCTGCAATGGTACTGTAATTGAACATCCAGAATATGGAGAAGTGATTCAGCTACAGGGTGACCAGCGCAAGAACATATGCCAGTTCCTAATAGAGATTGGACTGGCTAAGGACGATCAGCTGAAGGTTCATGGGTTTTAA